The Xyrauchen texanus isolate HMW12.3.18 chromosome 49, RBS_HiC_50CHRs, whole genome shotgun sequence genome contains the following window.
AGAAGAtagtcacacacatctgagatggtatgagggtgcgtaaatgatgagaattttcattttggggtgaacgatTCCTTTTATGTGTGtgaactgcatttgtggcattctGTAATTGCCCCAGGCAAtcattttgaatgcattattttgAACGATGTGCATTACTTGTCCATTATTAGAGGTAGCAACTTATCGTGAAGCATTCTGTGAGTATAAATAAGATTTGCATTAACATGAATTATCAAGTGATGGTTAGAAGGCAGACTAGTCTAAATTCTCCAGATCTGGACATTAATAAATTGTGAATAACCAATTTCTCAATTTGAATTGCCTCAAAAATAATAGTGGatacatttacattgatttatttgAACACCTTTACATCTTCCTTTTCTTATTATCTTTttagttttccttttcatttaTATAGGCAATCAATAGTATAATTTTCAGTTCCTGTGTCTATGATTGTCATGTGTCCTCATATGCAGTAAGCTCGCAGAGCATGTGCAGAGCCCAGCTCCACCAACAGTCTACGTTAAGGCTAGAGGAAATAACAGTCGGAACAggattttgttttaataatgaaTGCATCACATGAAATTCAAAGGGCATGTTAGCAGAAAGCACCACATTTGGACGTTTTAATGCGAAAAAGGATGCACAAGCTGTATTGATTTGCTGCATCGGTCAAAGGAGCTGTCCACCATGAGGTGCTGAAGCGGCGGCCTTGGAACACGATGGCAACGGGGAAGTGGCTTTTGTACACgggtctctgtctgtctctcgtcGCCTTGTGTTTCCTGACAGTCGCAATCTCATCGGATCACTGGTACGAGACGGACGCGAGAAGATACAAGGAGCGCTGCAGCACTTTCTCGAACCGCAGGAGCGACCCAGGTTTCATTTACATCCCCAACCACAGCCTTCCACTGCGAGCCAGCCGGGAGAACCGACTGCTGCTGTCTAGAAACCGGCGACAGCTGTTCGCGATGAGCGCGGCGGATGAGTGCAGCAGACGCTACAATTCCACCAACATGGGGCTGTGGAGCAAATGCTATAGACGGGGATTTGACCCAGACATCGAAGAGCTCGTTCAGAAAGGTAACAAAAGAGGAGTAAATGTTTGTAATCTATTTTTTTTCGTCTGCTCGTTTAAAACAGATGCCTATCAAAGGGTCCGTTCACACCGAATGGGTTTTTGCGTCCGTCAACACAAacgttctgctctattcgttgcGTAGTTTTTTTAAGGAcgtgttcagtgtgaacggcccctcaatgtttttttttttctgaaataggaCCATTGTTTTAAGTTGTGCATAATGGTTCCCCTAACGTTCCCTTGACCTCTAAATTCCAGGGACCTTTGTGCAACCATACTGCAACATAACATCAATAATCAATTTGCAAGCATATGTTATTAGGAGGAGAGCCTGGGAAATGCTATGTCTATAGCTGTAAAGCTACAGCTGTCCATATTGTCCATATTTCTAATGCATTTCACACCGCGTATCGGTTTGATAAATAGGCCAGTGAATTATTGCAGGAAATGCCATCTAATGCCATCAGTATCAGTTACAAGAATTCTTATAAACACACTGCTCTTCACATATCTAAAGAAATGTTCCATATATGTAAGACACGGTGAGAAAATAGATTGGCAGCATCATGATTTTGCAGTTTATAGTGTGTACACATGCTTTGCAATAAATCATATTGATTTACATCATAGGAGCATCTCAAGAGTATCTGTGTGGTTTACTCATCTAAATGTGATGCTTGTCCATTTGTGGCATTTCTGAATATCATTATAGGTGTTGACAAATCTTTCCTTTTCTTGTTTTTTTCAAGGAAAAATTGAGCGTTGTTCATTTATTAGGTACTATTACTCATCCTCTGTAGCTGTGCGAAAGGATCTTTTCTACAACATCACCAAGACCATTCAACAAGATGACTGGCATGCTTTGCGTAAGTAGAACTTATGGAACTTCTTTGGTCTGTATCAGGGTGCTTTAATAGgtgatgtaaaaatgtacaactcTTATCTGTATTAATAAGTCAGAAATGTCTATACAAGAAATCATATGAGCAAAGCAGTCATTGGGGGGATAAGGGGCCACTAATGTCCTCTTTGGAATAACCTACTCATTGGGCCCTGGGCAAGGGGGCCTGCCCATAACACGTTTTTTCCAAGGCCATGTATCAGTCTATTGATCAGTCTACAAGCCAATAAATTTAAGCAAAAACTCACATATGAATGTAGTTGTTAGCAGTACAGTATGAAACGATTTGATTGTGACTACTTCAGATTTGCGTAGGATGACAGCTGGCTTCATGGGTATGGCTATATCCATCATACTTTTTGGCTGGACCATTGGTGTATTGGGCTGTTGCTGGGAGCAAGGCCTCATGCATTATGTTGCTGGTCTCCTTTTCCTTATGGGAGGTATGTGCATTTCCATATGTGATTTTAAGTCTGTTTATGCTTTGTCCTAAAAATCAATGAACTGATATTTGTTACCATAAAAGTCCCCTGTTTGTGTATCACACCTGTAGGCAAAGTCATGCAGTGTTTCTGTATGTCCAGTGTTGGGGATGCTTCTTTGAAAATTTAGCTTCCTAAGCTGCTCATAACTTAAGGGATCATTTTGtgaacaagttaagctcaatcaacagcatttgtggcataattgattaccacaaaaaatattttctactttctttaaaaaaaaaaaatgaatggggcccatttttggagggtttaaaggcagaaatgtgaagcttataattttataaaagcacttacattaataaaTCTTTTAAAATTGTCTATCATTTGAGTTGTAATGTTTCATCATTTTTGGGCAATTACAGGGTTTAtggcattatgttgtcatggca
Protein-coding sequences here:
- the LOC127640357 gene encoding transmembrane protein 178B-like; this translates as MATGKWLLYTGLCLSLVALCFLTVAISSDHWYETDARRYKERCSTFSNRRSDPGFIYIPNHSLPLRASRENRLLLSRNRRQLFAMSAADECSRRYNSTNMGLWSKCYRRGFDPDIEELVQKGKIERCSFIRYYYSSSVAVRKDLFYNITKTIQQDDWHALHLRRMTAGFMGMAISIILFGWTIGVLGCCWEQGLMHYVAGLLFLMGGTFCIISLCTCVAGINFELSRYPRYLFGLPDDISHGYGWSMFSAWGGLGLTLIAGFFCTLAPSIQPLPPTRTSCPKSRMENGTVC